One part of the Rutidosis leptorrhynchoides isolate AG116_Rl617_1_P2 chromosome 1, CSIRO_AGI_Rlap_v1, whole genome shotgun sequence genome encodes these proteins:
- the LOC139875464 gene encoding uncharacterized protein — protein MELATKAIELANKAASNNTVINAFLLSAFAGLTFRSFNQQRQIETLESQRDSLVKSNKSLRQTIWNWRQKLYADAESDKKPVVSLSKLKSIYGEVPTVSEAVKTTEKDLKASATKIMI, from the exons ATGGAATTAGCTACAAAAGCAATTGAATTAGCCAACAAAGCAGCAAGCAACAACACAGTAATCAACGCGTTCTTGTTGAGTGCATTCGCAGGGTTGACCTTTAGATCGTTTAACCAACAAAGACAAATTGAAACCCTAGAATCACAAAGGGATTCACTTGTGAAATCAAACAAATCATTGAGACAAACTATCTGGAATTGGAGACAAAAACTCTATGCTGATGCTGAATCTGATAAGAAACCTGTTGTTTCACTTTCTAAACTTAAATCCATTTACGGTGAAGTTCCCACAGTTTCTGAAGCCG TTAAAACCACTGAGAAGGACCTAAAGGCATCTGCAACTAAAATCATGATCTGA